The sequence GGTCTGGCCACAGCTGGGGCGGCAGCAGGTGGGCTGGCAGTACACAGACTGGCAGCACTGGGGTCTGAAGCAGCTGGACACACAGCAGCTGGGACGGCAGCAGGTGGTCCTGCAGCAAGTGGTCTGGCAGCAGCTGGGGCTGCAGCAGGTGGGCTGGCAGCACACAGACTGGCAGCACTGCGGTCTGCAGCAGCTGGACACACAGCAGCTGGGGCGGCAGCAGGTGGTCCTGCAGCAGGTGGTCTGGCAGCAGCTGGGACGGCAGCAGTTCTCTAGGCCACAGCCCTGGTCAGAGCACACAGAGCCACAACAGGAGTTGACCATGGTGTCAGAGGGTGGAGGTTCTGGGTGGATTTCCAGGAAGGTGGGTTTGGAAGGTTTGGAAGTTTCCTTGCCCCAGATCCTCTTTTATACCCTGCTAAGGCCTGATGTCATCAGATGCAACACTCTTTCCTTGTTATTATTTGTCCTGATATGTAGGCAATTATCAAATTAGGCAAGTTTGTTGTTCTGGTTAACTTATCCACATAGATGGAAACACTGTCTCCTTTCCCTAATGTGTTAGGACTCCTTAGCTCAGCTCTTCCTGAACCACCTCCTGTGTCTCTCTTACTATAGCTTCCTCCTAGAGCAGCCATGTGACATCTGCCTGTAAGCACATACTATGTGCTTCAGTCTCATTTGCTTAACACATCATGACTACTCTTGGGTGATTACTATTCTTACAGGCCCTTGACTCTTTCTGGTGACTCAGGAGGATAAAGCTGCATTTCAGTCTGATGGCTCCTTCATTATGGGTCAGATGGCCTGTGAAGGTTTCAGTGTGAAACAGATTTCAGTGTGAAACAGATGACCACTGGTGTGAGAACGAGAACACCGTAGGACCTATCGCTTTTTTATCTTCCGCACTCTGAATTGTGACCCATTTTCTAGACCTTCTGATGAGAAATACAGAGCTGTTTTAAGGTGGAAAACTAAGCTGTGAAAGtttgatgtttccttttctacagaaaCAACCCTCCAAAATTCAGATTCAGGGCCTCTTGGGGAATGTTGGCTTCAGAGAACAGCTATACTTAAAGGTCCAAGTCCCTCATTTTTTTGCTCCCTGGGGCAGATTTTCCTTGTGACTTTGCCTTTCTGCCTTCCTAGCTCTAACAGGGCACATGAGCTCATCTCTCCAGGTTCCAAAATTTTCTGGCCAACCCAAATTAGATGACTCAGTATCCTTTGCTTGCTCTAATTCGCTCCCAGCCCTCTTGCTTTCTCTGCTGAATTGCTGGGCCTTGAAGATGTCCTATACTCTGCTGCTTCCTTATAGAAGTTGTTGATCCAATTTCACACTTTAcatctttgttttcaaaaaataaatcaataaagagagaaagaaagcagaaaacaggTATCAAGAACAAAGGATATCAGCC comes from Homo sapiens chromosome 17, GRCh38.p14 Primary Assembly and encodes:
- the KRTAP4-2 gene encoding keratin-associated protein 4-2, encoding MVNSCCGSVCSDQGCGLENCCRPSCCQTTCCRTTCCRPSCCVSSCCRPQCCQSVCCQPTCCSPSCCQTTCCRTTCCRPSCCVSSCFRPQCCQSVYCQPTCCRPSCGQTTCCRTTCYRPSCCVSTCCRPTCSSGSCC